Part of the Neovison vison isolate M4711 chromosome 14, ASM_NN_V1, whole genome shotgun sequence genome is shown below.
GAGCTCTGTGTGTCGTTCCTGCTGTGGGAAGGGTGCTGTGGGAACGGGCCGGGCCAGGGAGCTGTGTATGGGGCAGTCAGGCCCAGGGCCCCTCCGGGGAGGCTGTGCCCAGCAGTTTTGGGGAATTCATGGTGAGAGGTATGCAGGTGGCACTTCATGCTGGCTCAAGGACCCCCGGAGAGTTGGGTGGGAAGCCGAGGATTGTGGATGGCTTGAAACTGCAGGAGGAGACTCACGGGCTCAGTGCTCCAGGCAAGGAAGCAAGGCAGGGAGATGGAGGAGGTGTGGGAGAGCCGGGGTGGGGCTGGCTGGGTGCTGGCTGAGCATCATGCCGACGTGGAAAGAGTGCTTGGCTAAATCAGTCCATGCCCGAGGCTGCCTAAGGCCCTCCCACAACCCCAACACCCCTGCCGTCTCGGGGGTGCAGGCCCGAGCCCAGCTGGCCTCCCTCTCACTGCGGCTTCTGGCTCACAGTCtctggaagggagaaggaagctggTGTGAGGACAGGAATTCTGTCCTTTCGGGGGAAGCAGGAGGGACGGCAGGTGATGAGACAAATGCTGAGCGGCCCCAGGAGGGACCCAGCTGCACCCAGACCTAGATGCGGACGGAACAGATGGTGGGGTGTGAGGCTCCCCCGACCCCCGCCGCCCCCTGCCCGCAGCCCTACCCTGTTCTTCTTCAATGTCCCCCCAGCCAGTCACCCAGCAGTCGGTCCGGTTCTGGAACTCAGAGGAGGAGGTCAGAACACAGATGGGCTGGATGTACTTATTGTAGGTGACGGAGGAGGACAGCTTCAGCAGAGCGATGTCATAGGACGAAGCCCCCAGATACAGAGGGCTCAGAATGATCTCCTCCACACTGTATCGGTTGTAGTAGGCCTGCAGATTCCAGATAGATGGTGAGGAAGACAGCTCGCCGAACTGCACGGACCACTCGAACGGATCACTGTGGCTGGTGGGATGAGAAAGCAGGCAGGGTCTTCAGAGGAGGCccggcccctgagcacacctgatgtccaggggtggggggaggggagggggggaagcaggatgcCTCCCCCCGGGGCCTGGTCTGGCCACTCAGCCAGCCTGTCACCTCCCGCAGCCGTCCTAAAAAACAGTGAACAGATGCACAGGACCAGAGCAGGTGGACAACTCCACACCGCCCTGGCCACAGGACAGGCCCAGCACTtacccacctcctcccacccccggtACACCTCCACCTGGACCTGGGATGAGGAAGGGGACACCTGGTGCTGTCatttgggaagaaaagaagacagaaaggaacACGACACAAAAGTGCTTGTGAATGCTctgaagaacattctagaagaaGAGGAACGGGGTTTGCCTCACGTGCCTGCAGCCAGGCCTGGAGCTCAGGAGAAGAGGCAGGCCATATCCGCACCCAAAGGGCGGGCATGACCCGGCCCGCCTGCCCCAGACTCACTCTTCAAAGCAGTGCGCGGCTGTGAGCACCCAGCGGCGGTTGAGCAGACTCGCTCCGCAGCGGTGGGAGCCCCACAGGCGCAGGCTGCCCTGCCACGGCCAGCGCCCCAGCTCCGAGTCCTTTCCGCCCACGATGCGCGTTGGAACGGTTCGTTGGCCGCAGGGCCCTGGGACGGACAGCGGGACACGCGGCTGAGCTGCAGGACCCCGCCTGCCCGCGCGAAGGTAAGGGGCTCCCGGGCAACAAGGAAGGGTGCACGTCGGGGGTCCCGCCGCAGGGGTACCGGGGGACCCCAGGGACCCTCCCCACGTGGTCCGCGggcgcccgcccctccccccaggggccCGGCAGTTACACGTGAGCAACGACGAGTTCTCGAAACCTGGGCggggggagaggagaagatgAGGCGCCGTCTGCGCTCTGGCTCCGCGGCCCACGCGGGTAAGCGCGCGTCCTGGGCGCCTTACCTGCAAACAGCTGGTCCTCGTCCTCCAactctggggggcgggggggagggcgGGTGAGCTCCGCCCGGTCTGTAcacgccccaccccacccccgcccccagcccttgGGCTGCCGGCACCCCCGCCTGAGCTCACCCTGCGCCCCGAGCTCCGCTCGCACCAGCAGCTGCGCCAGCAGCAGCGCCCCGAGGCGCGCGTCCATGGCCTCCTCTCCCGCCGCGTGGCGCCCCCTCTGCTTCCGCCCGCTTGGGGGCCGGACCCGGGCGCcccctgggggagagggagcgCCGGCCACGCCGGCCCCCACctcccggcccccaccccctcggACCTCTCTGGGTGGGAGGGGCCCATGGTCCGGTAACGTCGGGCCTCCTGGTGCTGGACTcggagccccaaattgggctggGTCCCCCACCCCCTGTGTGCACCCACGCAGTTCTGCTTGTTGGcgaccctggggtcctggccgCCCCCCAAGTTGTCCTCGTTCCTCCAgccaccccctcctccaggaaggacGGCGGCTGGCCCAGGGCCAGGGCTCCCGTGAGAACACGTTCACACGTGCTCCCTGAGCGCCAGTCGGGGGCCTGGCAGTAAGGGGCTGAGCCAAGAAGAAAagatccctttcttcctttcttggggGAAATGGTAGTCTCGGGTCTTGTAgagccctgagcccactccagGCCAGTAGCTGGCAAGGCAGGCCGCAGCCCTCCTCATTCTCCTTCAGTTTACATTTTGGAGGTTGAAACCACCTTTAACAAACTCACTTTCTTGCATGGGGTCCTTGGGGGAGTGAAATGGCCTAAATGAGAGAGACACCGGGAGGTTATCCATCTTGGCATCCCTGTGAGCAGTGACTCTCCCAGTGGGGCTTCCGGGAGGGCTGTGACTTCTTGGTGTCCTTGTCTGTGTCCTGAGTGCTATTGGGGATGTGGTGGTATAGGCAAAGTTGTGAGTTTCCCAGCATCAACTTCTGGGGTCCTTCCAGGCAGGGAGCCAGTCTGGACTGGCAGGGGTGTCCCAAGGTATCCACTCTGTGGAAGCCTTGCAGGTGGGCCAAGCCCCACAACATACTCAGCTGGGCCTGGGCAATGAGTGGCCAAGGGATCAGGCGCTGGAGGTAGGAGCTGGCGGAGTCAGCACCCCTACCTGGAGGCCGGCTCCCCTACCTGCATGAGCAGCAGAGTTCTGCGCGGTGCCCTCAATGCAGGCACACTGAGGGGAGACACTGGATGCTTGGTGACCCTGGAAGCTTCTACAGGTATTGAAGCTGGCCTGTCACCAGACCCCCTTGACTTTGCACCCTGGTGTGCCCCCCACCAAATCACCTGCAGAGTGAAAGGTGGTGGGCACGGGCTCAGCCAGGTGGACTCAGGGACTGAACAGGTCCCTGTGGGAGGCCGTTGCTAGGTGGGACTGGGGCCCCAGGCATTGCAAGGGGGCAAGATTTTCCCTAGGACCGTCCCCCTCTGTGGTCTTGGCACCACAGCACCATAACTATCCAGTCTCCTGCGAGTTCCCCGCGGCAGGGGCCCGTGAGGCATGCTGCGCCCGCGCCTGCCTGCTGgtgctgcacagagagcccaggCCGCCCCTTCTCTGCTACAGCCCAAGAGATCGCTTCCGCCGCAGGTCCAGGCTCGCCCCGGGCCCTCCTACCCCTgaatccctcccctccccagctatCTTTTCCTAGTGCACCCCGAGCTTGCTCCAGCCTGGGGTGACCTCTCCCTGTAGACTTCAGATCTTGGTGCCACAGCAAGCTCCATGCCCTCTCTCCTGTTCCCCAACTGTCTCTCACTGCCCCCCTGTATGTTCTTCTTGGAAGTTAGCAATATCCCGGGTTGGAGGGGCCCTGGCTCTCAAGGTCCCTGTTGTTGCCTCCCTGAGGGCCTCCAGGTCTCCTGGCCTGGGAGGAGTGGTGTGGAGGAGCACAGGGGAGACATCAGTGGCCCAG
Proteins encoded:
- the LOC122896067 gene encoding testisin-like — its product is MQERGARVRPPSGRKQRGRHAAGEEAMDARLGALLLAQLLVRAELGAQELEDEDQLFAGFENSSLLTCNCRAPGGRGGRPRTTWGGSLGSPGTPAAGPPTCTLPCCPGAPYLRAGRRGPAAQPRVPLSVPGPCGQRTVPTRIVGGKDSELGRWPWQGSLRLWGSHRCGASLLNRRWVLTAAHCFEDHSDPFEWSVQFGELSSSPSIWNLQAYYNRYSVEEIILSPLYLGASSYDIALLKLSSSVTYNKYIQPICVLTSSSEFQNRTDCWVTGWGDIEEEQELPSPYILQEVQVGIINSAICNYLYAQPVFRYDIWGDMICAGTIQGGKDACFGDSGGPLACEKKGLWIQVGIVSWGTGCGRPNRPGVYTNVSRHFRWMQKLLARSGVPRPAPCLQLLLLALLLLASPLQMA